GACGTACGCGGCGAACTTCTTCTCCAGCTCCTCGATGGTCGCGGCGGAGACGGGCGGCGGGGGGATGACGGCGGCGGCTGCGTCGGGCTTGAGGAGGGGGCGGTCGTCCTTGGCGGAGGAGCCATCGTCGATCGGGTCGGGTTGGTGGGATTTGGGATTCAGGTCTTTGAGTTCGGACTCCATTGGTTGATGAGTATAGTGGGATTACAGGAGACTAGATTGGGGGTTTGTGGAGTTCGATCGCCATTGTTGTTGCGGTGATTCTCGTCGAtcgagtttagagagagagagagagagaagaaggaatATACTCCGTAGTATTTGGTTCGGTGGCGTGTCGGTGTCAAGGATGAGGTCGCTGTGGAGGATGGAGACCGTGAAGCGTTGGGAAGTACGCCCGCCGTTGGATAGGTGTGCGGATTCATTTTAGTGTAATAAGATTTGTGGGGTCTCTCGTCTGTTAACTGTTGGATTTGTAACACGTAACACTGACGTAAGAGATGACAATCTCGTCCGAACGGATGAATATCTGAACATTAAAATATTCATCTGTTCCGTACTGATCGGGCCGGGTTTATTCAATTCTTTTAATTGCGGTATCACTTTTGGTATCAGGTGCCGCCTGCCGGTCCAGTTTCTTTGTTAATTAGAAAGAAGgtaatttaaaatttataaaaattatgtgtttacataaataatttttctattcttatttgatagatatcattaaaatcttttaaataatataaaaaaaattaaaaaattattttttgtttttattatatttgagtttgaaattacatttttaaaaaaaatttagcgaaACGGGgccactttttaaaaaattgacgagTTTTTGGTTAGCATTCGATGTATACAATCTCTGAACCATATCTGAACCGTTAAATGGTTCCAAAAAGGAGACCGTCCTCGTTGATCGAGACGGGGTTTGGGATGGGATTTGATGATGGACTTGGAATTTAGGTCAGTGAGTTCGGACTCCATTGGTGATGGGAAGTGCGAGGGAGGGAAATTATTCAGCAGTCCCGAACTACCGGCTCAATTTTCCCATGTGGTACTCCCTAACAATCACATCCTGCCATCTAAGCTGCCAATACATGTCACTTGCCCGGATGGCAATTGCCCATACATGTCCAGGGAAATTTTGAAAcccaactcctctctctctctctcatggagtCCGATACTACCACCGTCCACCGACCCAAACCATCGCCACCATCAGCGACTCGATTTCGTCGAAGGAGATGACTTGATTTGGTTGAAGATGGCGACCAATTTGGTGGAAGGAGATGACTCCGCCATTTCAAGGTGGAAGGAAGACTAGATGCAGTTGAAGGAGATGTCTCTTAAATGAATCTCCGTTTTTGGGTCTGATCGAACCACTCATGGAACAAACAAGACAGCTACATTTTCTAATGTACAGAGTTTCTCATGAACTACTATTTGGACACAAGCTGGATTTACCTTGCAATGAAATGCCAGAAGTCTACATCCAAGGGCAAATTCCAATTAAGCTTACAGACTGGTAGAATCGAAACTTCCAGTTATGCTTAAAGACGGGTTCTTGGAATGAAAAGATTCAATTGCCAAAAAATCGGGGGGGCTAGATCGGGGGTTTTGTGGAATTCGATCGACATTGTTAGTCTGAGTTGAGAGAAGGCGGAAGTCGAGAGCGGGTCGAAGATCTAGGAGGATAGAATGGTTTTATGACCTATACAAATCCTCCGTCCGCCACTGAATGTTTTACCGTTGTTGCAATGGTTTGAACACATGCCTGCAGCAGCTAGTAGGCATTGGTAGAAAGGTTTTATAACCTTTTGGTTGAGAGCTCTATCAACACATGCACATTCAACCATTGAATAGGGTTCTTCCCaacacaagaagaaaaacaacatTTGTATAAATTTTAAACCTGCGATAGACCTTATGCAACCTAAAGTAAACAAGGCaaaccaaatgccaacgaattcCACATGATGAATATCCCCAGAACAAGAAGCAGAACTTGATAGCATAACTAGCATCATCCACACAGCATATCAGAGAAGACAGATCGGTCccgggaaaaagaaaaaaaaaaggggcaatGGATGCCGTTAATTTAAAGAAAACCTACGAGCAGAAAGGGCAGCTTGTCCAACAATCACTGTATGTGCCTGTAATCCTCGTCATGAAGCTGAAATTACGGTTGGTATGCATGACTCCTCCTAGATGAATGGTTTAACATGTTCTGGATATTGCATCTAGCATTAAACTTCTCTCCTTGAGCAACAACCATATTTCCTTGTTCATGTACTCACTTGACCACTTGCAACATCGCTTTTCTCAGTGCACATATCATTTTTAACCCATGGTTTTCAGTTGTCCTCATTCTGTGGCATCTTCATCAATGGTGTAAGACATCTGAAAGTAAAACATACTCCGGCTATAACCTCCACATCCTTATAGACTAACCTTACTACTATCCCGGATTCGCTATAAAGCTCTAACCTTCTTTAAACTGGGATGATCTCAAGAGTGCATGATTAATTAGCAAGTGATGCTAAATCATCAAGTGCAGATAGCTGCTATCAAGAACAGATTTGCCCCACCTAATGACCCGAAGCCGAAGTGCATAAACCAAGGTAACAGAGCAGGATATAGTTTGTAAATCTTCGATTCTTAACATGGACCGGGAATGACCCaatccaataaataaataaataaaaaccaatGCCCGAAATCATAGAGAGCAGACACCTATTATGCTGTCTTGCTCCAGAATCCAAAAAGATCAGCATCGATTATGGATTCTTGATTCCTCCAACACCAAAAAGTACAGAAGAGTAACAACGGGTCATGGAGTATGCAGTTCCCAAATCCTGTTCCTTCAATCGCCCGACGGATCACAGGGACATTATCAATTCtaaatatatttatcaaaatccaaattttcttGAATTCACTTGCTAGCATAATCTCTAAGGAAAATGAACAATGATAATGACATAAAGGAAAACAGTGTATAATTCAATCCTTTCCATCCCCAAGAGGCATACCAATATTATTGATCAGAAATGTAGTAACAAAAGAATCCAGGAGCTTCGTGGATCTACATTATCTCCCTTGAAGTGAAACTACAAGAATTGCTATGcgccgattaatcgccgattactaggCCCCGAAGCTCGAAGGTGGCTGACCGACTAGCATGACTTTTAAAACATTGGAAAAACAATCGTCATAAGATAGTATAACCCAACTTAAACAAACATAAGTCCCAAATTATTACTACTACAACCAGCAGGTTTCAACAACCACATTCATACCTTATCCCCTCCAATCAGCAAGAAACCCAATTCTTATGAGTACTAATCACCGCCGACAAAAGCCCAGCCGACGACATCAACGCCGGCCCAGAAAACCTTCCCTTCCCGTCCCTCACGTCCCCCAACGCCATCAACCCATCAGCCAAATCCTGCACGACCGAAAGCCTCTTCATAACCCTCTTCTCCCTCAACTtcccaatcttcctctcctcctcctccccggCCCCCTCCCCTCTCAACCTCAAAACCTCCACGCTCGACCTCAGAcacgcttcttccttgtcaatCCTCCTCAAATCCCCAACCTTCAACGCCACGCTCCCGAAGTACCCTACCAGCTCCGCCCACGCGCTGATCTTTTGCAACTTCTGCAAGTGGGTGTTGTCGATCAACCCAGATTTGGCTAGCCAGACGAATTGCTCGACGAAGTAGTACACGCCCTCACCGCCGTAGGCGACGAGCGAGAGTACGAGTTCTTGTTTCGAGTCGAAACAGAAGTTCTTGTTTCGCAGAGCATTGAGGTCTTGGACGAATTTGCCGAGGCGGAAGGCTTTCCGGCTGAGGCCGACGCTGGATTCGAAATTCTTGAGGCGGGGGTGGAGGGGATGGGCGGAGGGGAGGAAGGAGGAGGCGAGGATGATCTTCGCGGCGTAGCGTGAGATTTTGAGGAGCTTGTCGACGCCGTCGCGTTTCGCGAGGTAGGTTTCGAGGTGGGTTAGGAAGTCTTGGGTGTTGGGTGGCGGTGATCTGGGGTTTTGACGAGGAGGAGTGGGGTTTGACGAAGGTTTGGGTGGATccatggagagggagagggagagagggagagatgagagacagagagggagagggagagggagagggaattACGTCATTGAGGAAGTGAAACGGCATCGTATTTATCGCTCGTTATTAAGGAAACACACGTATTTGTTGCTTACTTTGATTTGTGTGCCATGTGCatggaaaatgatttatttttcaattccaAGCGGGTATATCTTACGTGGTATACGTTCGGCGCATCAGAACTGTTCAATACATTTTTGATGGTTTGgattaaaactctctctctcctctcatccaacactttgtctcttcaaatttgaaccgttcaaacaCGCAATGGATTGCTTGGATgcgcgagcgggcaccacgtggtacccgctcagcACTGAAAAAATTTCCGAAAATGATAGGAGTATTTGCAACCAACTTTGCTAGCAACACacgtgtgggtgtgtgtttagggagaaatttttcggtgttGGGTGGGTATATTTcatgtggtgcccgctcggtaCATCCGGACAgtccaatacatttttggatggctccgattgaaaccctctctcttctctcaccctgctactctctctctctctctctccaaatccgagctgtccaaaaccGCAAAGGATGGTccggatgtgccgagcgggcaccacatgggatatacccacctagcactaaaaaatttctcttgtTTGGGTATGCAAATGGATGTGGTACTAGAATTATTGTTACTAGTAAAATTCAATGGATCCGGGGATCCAGCAGCTAGGCAGAACTGCTAGAACTACAGGGCACcaaaactacgtcgttttgaTGTCAAATGGGAATGCCACTAAAGCCATcaaaactacgtcgttttgaGACAAGGAAATAAACCAACTGGATACCTCAATGCAGCTGCAGTATAGGAATTATAGGgcaccaaaacgacgtcgttttggtgcCAAATGGGGATATTACGCACTTAAAACTATGTCATTTTGCAGtttgcacaaaaaaaattggacaataATTCCCCATTAAAGATTATAGACGTTAAAATAAGGCCACTTAAGAAGCAACATCCAAAGTCCTCCCTATCAAATTATCAACTAGAAAAATAAAGTGAAGAACTTATGCATATTTAAATTAAAACCATTATTCACAACgccaaaatctaaaatcaaaaACCATAACACCGAAGTctcaaaccaccaaaacggcATCACCATCCTCCATAACCTTAATAGAATGTGTTAATTAAACAATAAATATCTCACCAAAAAGAGAGTCATTGATATCTAAAATTTAACCCCTCATTATCCTTACATTACACTTCAATTTTTTGCGGGGTATCCCGAATAAGCCAATATTTTCATAAAAGAAGCATCATGCAAGATTGAGTCGCCAGCCCATGAAGAGTAACTTGTTGCATCAAATGGCTATCtcctgaggaaaaaaaattacaaaggaTAAGTTAAAAGCAAATAAGATGAATGCCGTTAGTTTTCCATTTTAATTTCCGGAATTGATAGTAACAATGTAAACACACCTTCAAAGTTTGTGGATTACATGACGCTTGTGAAGATGATGGAATTGATTGACCACTATCTTCATAACTTATCATTTGTGGAACATATGGGATTCCAACATcctgaaacaaaaaaatgtattcACAAGTAAATGCAACATATCATATCACGTTATAACTTAAgcacaaataaaaataactaaccGATGGTTGCTTCAAAACCGAACCATGCACAATTTTAGTAGTGGCAACATGATCAACATGCTATGGAAATTGTAAAATAGTTAGAAGTGCAACGcataaagttaaaaaaaaaaaaaaaaagtctacacATTTATAATAAACTAGTTGCGTAGGATTTATACCTCACTAAGCTGTGTCGTAGAGTGTGAAACAACTTTCTTCCTCTTTCTAGACTTGAGCTCATGCCAAGGTTTCAATCTTCTCGTACCCTTAATTTGAATgccgtttttcttcttcaaacctTTGACTCGTGCGAATTGAGGATCAACCTCCAATTCTTTCTCCACTTCAATGGGGGCTCCCTCTCCCGCTCCAAGAAGCGTATCGGCAACTTTTGCACACATGTATTCCAACGTCTCTTCCACAAATTCATATGTTTCTTCAAGTTCACATGACTGAGTAGCTAACTTTACCATCTTTGGACAAATAATCCTAAAACAAGCTGCTTTTAGTAATTTAGGATTATTCTCATCCACTCTACTTTTGCCCTTCTCCAATTCACACTCCTTTGCATTTAATCATCATCGCCCTAATACATACCTTTCAGGAATTTCCATAACACTCATTCGATCAAGCCCCTTAATTGCATGGCTACATAAAATTCTGAAACTTTCAAATTTTCGACATGTACAACAAACATCTCGACAAATAGTTTCGTCAGTCTCATCTATTTCAACATTACCCTTCACCACATACTCCACATTCTGTCCACGCATGGTAATCACACAACTAAATTGTCCTTCCAACTCATGACATTGCTTCACCTTACAACGAAGTGAGGTGTCAAGCTCATCATGGAACAAGTCAAACAGAGGAGGGGAGTACAATTGTGCAACTTGAATTAACATAGGAGATTTTTTCAGCAACAATCTCTGCAACTTTTCTCTAGAATTGTATATGGCTTTAGATTCCTCATACCTCTTCTCCACAACAATTATGTCAAATTGAGTCAAGAATTGAACAATGTTGAGATCCGATTTTAAACACCTCTTTAGTTTTGCATTAAGGCTCTCACTAAGTTGGGTGCTCCACATTCCCGCAATGTATGACCATTTCATGTATACATGCGCCCATTTCTCTCTAATTTCCCAAGTTTTAGCCATCCAAGAATTATCTTGTAAATTGTATTTCTTAATCAAAGTATGCCAAGCTTTCTCTAACTCATTTATCTCCTCATACCCAAAAATGCAAGCATTGAGCTCTTTACCAAAGTTTGAATCAGCATGTAACAAGTAACCCAAATGCTTCAAAGCATTTTGATTAAGGTGAAACGTACACAATCCATGACTTACATCGGGCATGACATTGGAAATTGCCTTAGCCATTGCGGCATCTTGGTCTGTGAAAATGGTAGTAGGCTTTTTTCCGGACATAGCATGCAAAAAGGTCTTAAATAACCACTCAAAGGAATCTGCCGTTTCATCATATAATAGTGCCGCACCAAAAATTGTTGTCATTCTGAAATGGTTAAAGCCAGTGAAAAGAGCAAAGGGTCGGCACTCTTTGTTTGTGCGAAATGTTGTGTCAAAGGATACAGCATCTCCGAAAAGCCCATAATCTGTAATCATCTCATGGTCAGCCCAAAAAATATTGGTTATCTTCTCATCAACATCCAATTGAACCGCATAGTAGAAATATGGATTTTGAGCAGATTGATTACGAAAATATCCCAACAAAGCCCCCGATTCACCATACTTTAAGCTCCTTTGTCTTCTCgaacgcaaataatttttttggtcctCCCGCGTGAACCCTAAGCATTCCTTCCCCCCTGCTTGGGCACTTAAGAGATCGTGCGATGCCTTAAGCGATAAACCAATATCAGCAGCTATATCAATATTTATAGCCTGAGCCTCGCTTACCATTCTGTGGGATTTCAGCAAATGGGAATGTTCGAGAATATGTAAAAGATGGTTGTGGTTTTCTTCAAAACTTTTCACAACCCATTTCGAAGTTCCTCGGTCCAATGATACAAACAGGGATGCAAGACAATTAGTTCTGGTGTCTTTGTGAGGTCGTTCTACAACTAAGTTCCGTTTATCTTTTGCCTTTTGTCCTTCCTTATTACATGCAAATTTTCGACTAATCATAACACCATCTCGCTTGCTTAAATTACTGTAACATATTTTAACACTGAAACCGGTAATCCTTGCATATTCATTGTAAAACTCAAACGCCGCTTTCACCGATTCAAACTCCATCTTAAGACATGGAAGGTACTTTTTGATCAATTCCTCACTTTCTTTGACATTCTCCTCAAGCCCATCATCCTCCATTCTAACATCCagaatatataatatatttatcaaaagTAGCACTaacatgataaataaataacaaattGAATGAATTAAAAAGTCAGTAATGATTCAAAGAGTTCTAAGTTGAGTGGAAACAAGTTAAATACTTTTTCTCAAACCATTTAAGAAGTCATTGTCACATTTTCCCAATAGAACACAATATCTTAGTAATAATCATTCATCCAAGTTCTGACAGCTTGAAATACTTAAATGCAAAACACGAAATCTTTGATTATATTGTCTAATGGCACAAAAGAACAGAAAGattgaaataaaaatctatGAAACCGAAGCACACTTATCACTCGGCTCTGtttaaaacaacaaaacaatgtTTTTGTTCTGCTCTGTTTAGAACTCCTGTTACATGTTCTTGGTCAATAAAACAatcgtttttctttttcaaagaaCAACAATATTCTACAGCCAAATAGAGATGGATGCAATACCTGGTGGGAGATGATGATTTCGACAATTCCGAAGGCGGATGATCGGCGAGACCTAGAGGGGATAGAGGAGATGATGATTCCGGCGATTCCGATGGTGGATGATCAACGAGATCTACAGGGGATGGAGGAAGATGAGCCATGGATGTACCTTCAAAGTTCATCTCAACTTGTGAAGCCCTCAGCCCTAATCGTTTGAATCGTTTCGTCGTTTGAGCGCGAATGAGCGGAATAAGGGTTTTGTTTATTTCCTTGGTtcaaaacgacgtagttttgATGGCTTTAGTGGCATTCCCATTTGgcaccaaaacgacgtcgttttggtgcCCTGCAGTTCCTGCAGTTCTGCCCAGCTGCTAGATCCCCGGATCCAAATTGAATTACCCTCTTGAGTAAGTGGTTGGCTTTCGGAACACCATCAAGAAAAAGGACTTCCGATCGATCGCTTAGAGCATTTCCAACTCATCTCTAAAActccaaaatggaaaatggataCGACGTATTGATggaaaattttgtgatttattctcaatttttgttaattttttgtactGAATTTAGGAGGAAGTACTATATTAGAAAGTCGAAGGATAAGTAGAGGATGAAGGAGGggaaagcataaaaaagaaaagaaaaaagaagtcgGTTAGGGAGTCGTATTAGAATAGAATTGTTTtccgaaggaaaaaaaaaagagtagtaCAGTAGAAtaaggagtttttaaatattcatccttaGACCTTATCTCATGTAAGTATTCATCCCGGTCATTTTGAAtgattatgttttcatcctttcaaatggtgaattacctatcttatcatttttaataaaatattcatatgtatgtgtatattgTCTTCTTAAATTAGTGAAATTCAACCATTTCCTAATTTAATGAGATTCAACCATTTCAATAGTTCCTAAATTAATGGGATTCATTGTTATCTATAATTAAGgactttttaaaatatttgggcaggatgaaaatatatatatatttgcatgtAAGGGTActtttgagattaaaaaatagtgaggatgaaaacataaatgCCAAAATTGGGCAGAATGAAAATCTACGAGGGGTGGGTTCTGAGGATGATTCTTTAAGTCTCCCGACTCATAATGCATTCTTTGCACAAAAAATCCATTTTGAAGTTGACTTATTCGCTCAACCAATCATTTGATCCGTAGATATGTCTTGCCAATAGCCAAAGCGGCCGTGCAACTTCAGGAGGCATTGTAACGATTGAACTCATATGACTCAGTAAGAGCTCTGTCAACTGAACTTGCCTTGTACAAGACGGGCGGAATACGAAGCGTGCGACTGGGACTAACAACTACCCTAGATAAAATTGATAGATTAACTAAGGGAGGTAGTCAGAGCATCTAATCTAAATTGTTAAAAAGATTCCCAGGAGACATTGAAATCCAATGAGAAAACAAGTATGGCGTAACCTATGCAATCTTGCTTCCCCCATCTCAATCATGCCAGTACGCCATTGACTTCGTTTCTTTAGTAAAACTTTGTAAGTACAACACTAATACTTTACTTCAAAAGATAGTTTgatccaaacagagcctatAAACACGACTTGGTGGCTCCGGCCAATATCAACAATTCATCCACGGCAGTCTAcgcatctctctcctctcctctcctccccgCGAAGGCGAAAAGGAAACGGCCAAGTGAAGCGGCGTTGGCGGCGGCCATCTCCTCCTTCTTCCTCGTTCGTAAAAAGTAAGAGTGTTATATAGTTTCTTGGCAGTTATGTGAAACATATATACGGGCATAGTTGGGAgtcaaatttgtttttagatCTTGAATTCTAAATTGTAGTCAGGGCCGGCTTTGACATTTTTGAAGACAAACTTCGAAATGGGCCCTTAATAAAGCTCAAGCATTGAGTACCTCTTGAATCTCTAATTTCTTCATTGTCTTGATCTCTAATATTTCTTCTCCTCTACTTGAGTCTCTATtcatctccattttttttatgtgcTCTTCACGTTTCTTTcttgtttgtcaaaaaaataaaaagatgaggGTTTGTAAACCACGTTCTGTTAAGGAATCGGAAAGGATGCATCAAACACATTGATGCACCCACCACGTCTGATCATTTTTCAAGGGCCCATGAGTCTTGGATAGTTTGCCCGTCTCCgtattacttttttgatttcccCCTCTGATTTAATATGTGAAGTTAGGCCGGTGGCCCTTAAGCTTTTTTGAAAATAGGAAGATCGGCGAACTACCCA
The sequence above is drawn from the Rhododendron vialii isolate Sample 1 chromosome 6a, ASM3025357v1 genome and encodes:
- the LOC131331066 gene encoding peroxisomal membrane protein 11A; this encodes MDPPKPSSNPTPPRQNPRSPPPNTQDFLTHLETYLAKRDGVDKLLKISRYAAKIILASSFLPSAHPLHPRLKNFESSVGLSRKAFRLGKFVQDLNALRNKNFCFDSKQELVLSLVAYGGEGVYYFVEQFVWLAKSGLIDNTHLQKLQKISAWAELVGYFGSVALKVGDLRRIDKEEACLRSSVEVLRLRGEGAGEEEERKIGKLREKRVMKRLSVVQDLADGLMALGDVRDGKGRFSGPALMSSAGLLSAVISTHKNWVSC
- the LOC131328285 gene encoding protein FAR1-RELATED SEQUENCE 5-like, producing MAHLPPSPVDLVDHPPSESPESSSPLSPLGLADHPPSELSKSSSPTRMEDDGLEENVKESEELIKKYLPCLKMEFESVKAAFEFYNEYARITGFSVKICYSNLSKRDGVMISRKFACNKEGQKAKDKRNLVVERPHKDTRTNCLASLFVSLDRGTSKWVVKSFEENHNHLLHILEHSHLLKSHRMVSEAQAINIDIAADIGLSLKASHDLLSAQAGGKECLGFTREDQKNYLRSRRQRSLKYGESGALLGYFRNQSAQNPYFYYAVQLDVDEKITNIFWADHEMITDYGLFGDAVSFDTTFRTNKECRPFALFTGFNHFRMTTIFGAALLYDETADSFEWLFKTFLHAMSGKKPTTIFTDQDAAMAKAISNVMPDVSHGLCTFHLNQNALKHLGYLLHADSNFGKELNACIFGYEEINELEKAWHTLIKKYNLQDNSWMAKTWEIREKWAHVYMKWSYIAGMWSTQLSESLNAKLKRCLKSDLNIVQFLTQFDIIVVEKRYEESKAIYNSREKLQRLLLKKSPMLIQVAQLYSPPLFDLFHDELDTSLRCKVKQCHELEGQFSCVITMRGQNVEYVVKGNVEIDETDETICRDVCCTCRKFESFRILCSHAIKGLDRMSVMEIPERIICPKMVKLATQSCELEETYEFVEETLEYMCAKVADTLLGAGEGAPIEVEKELEVDPQFARVKGLKKKNGIQIKGTRRLKPWHELKSRKRKKVVSHSTTQLSEHVDHVATTKIVHGSVLKQPSDVGIPYVPQMISYEDSGQSIPSSSQASCNPQTLKEIAI